AGAATGTGCGATtagatatataaataatgattATATACATGCTGTGTTTTTAtcaaactaaaaataaaaaatgaatacCATACACATTTTATACAGACACCACAGCACTTGTATAGTAAATGAAGTGTAATATGATAACAAACTAAATCGAatacaataaaattaaaatcaaaattaataaaacagaataaataacaatgatggaaaaaaaaaaaaaaaatgctttCATTAAATCATTAACTCAGACTTTCCACTCCTtcaatttcctttttttcctttcacAAAAAGCACCTAcctttttaatgaaaatatacacatttctttattttctaaaataaatagaaaataaaattttctcattaaaaaaaaagcttggtaataaatataaGATCAACAGAAATgaatatatacataattttctcttttttggACGACAACATTAATTACAaaagttgttgttgttgttgttgttgtggctgatgttgtttttggtaatcgccattattaaataataagttTAGCACACCTTCAAAACCTTTTCTTCCCTTCATTGCATTATCATGAAATCTTTGAACGGACCAATCTTCAATCTTTGCACACATCTTAGAAAACGTAAAATAAGCGGTAATCTGGGCTTCTTGTTCGAACAgagttttatttaaaggATCCTGTGGATGTGGAGAATATCTAACTGTTTCGAATACTTTCAAAATGTTACAACCAGTCAAATTAGAACTTTCCATAGTTAATGTTTTGGTATTTAAATCCACTACGGAGATCTCACGAATATATGAGGTGTTATCGGAGCCCACTAACATCATGACCCACTGAGGAACACCTTGTTTGACTGTAATTAATCTCTCGCTTATTAACTTGGTTCCAtcttcatttatttttctttgaagAACATCCACAGCCTTAACATGGGTGGACATTTCATTTGGATATTTACGCCAATTGGCACTAGTCACTTTATCCCAAGAATATGGGAATTCGcatgaattattaaaaagctTCATTTTGTGTATGTGtgtaatattatatttgtgccgataaatgaaaaataaaagcaaaactcaattttttttttttttttttttttttttttttttttttggatatgtattttgaaattgaataaaagaaatatatttatatatgtattctAAAATTAACGTTAAAATTAGTATGTTTGTATTTTCATGatttgatttatatatgaaaaatatttgcatttttttttgttttctttttctttttcttttcttttcctttttctttttccccttttcattattttttcgtTATTTCATTATTCGCTTTTTATTGGGTTTTTCCCCCGCATCGGCTTAAACTTTTGCTTGCTTAtcttaaatttaaaaatggaaCAAAAGTTAAAACGGCGGGAGGGGGTAAGGGAGTTGGGCCAATGCATGTGAAATATTCACTAGTAAATTTTATGTGACAATTTTAACTGTTAAAGCACGCACAATTTAACCCATcctcttttaaatttccGAGTTTCGGAACCGATATTTAAAGAATATGAATGTCTTAGATTCGAAGCTATTGCGAACGTTTttcttgaaaaataaaaaaaaataaaaaaaaaaaaaatacatgtCATACACACCCTCAAGTCCGAGGAATCCGtgaaaaatacatatatacgTATATAGAAAAgatttcattattttttattacccCCAAGGAACCATACATCTGCATTATCTTTATCATCATCTCCATATAAATCCAAAGTAAATGCAGGTTTTTTATAAGCCCCGATATTATCTTTGTCTTGAGCCTGATCCTTTATATCTTCACCAGATAAgcttttgttattataaatagtaCTATCAGAATAATTCATATCATTGTGACTATAGTCTAAACCGTTACCGTTTTTAATATGATCTTCATCTTCCGAATATTCATTACCGGCATAATCCCAAGTAGTAACATTGGCGCTGGCATTGGACGTGCTATTATCGTTATTATCACTTCCCCCATATATATCTAATCCCGTTAAATTTGGTTTGTGTAACGTAGATGTCGTACTACTGGTGGTGTAATCACTTTTAAGATCCTCCTTATCATCAGCAATAGTACTAGTGCTAGCAGTGGTATCATCCAGTTCATTCCTTTTCTTGAATCCTAACCTAAAAAATTGAGACTCCTCAATACCATTATCTAAATTTAAACTAGTTGAAACATTTTTTGAATCTTTATTAAACTCTGCAAATGATTTATTGATCAACTTAGCATTAAATACGGTtgtgttgttgtttatatttttatttgtattactGGCTGTAGAAGATAAAATATGCTGTGGATCACCTGTGGTTAGATACTTTGTAAAAATCTCCGGTGGAACATAATTACTTAtagtattggtattattcGTTCCTAACCCACCTACTAACTCAGAAAACGAATCAAATctcatattattattattattattattattattattattgccattATTTACGGTATTAccatttgtattattattgttattgttaaatAAAGCAGAAGCTAAAGATATATCTGAATTATCTCTGCTTGAAGCAGGCGATGAAATTCTAGAATAAAATTCTGGGGGAATCAAGGAATCATCAATCAtagtactattattatgaatattattCAACGCAGAATTTCTATTCGTTCCgccactattattactataattaaatttaggACTATTTACCATAGAATTAGCAATAATTCCTGGCTCAgcgttgttattattgggGTTACCGTTGAGTGGAACAGGAGTAGCGACAATATTATCgcttttctttaataatgTGTTTCTTCTTGAACGAGCATTAATCTTTCTAATGGCCGTACTTAACAATAAACTGTTcatactattattactcCCATTACTTGAATTATTTCtatggtaataatagttattattgttattatttctattgtATCTATCAAATTCACCATCATGCCTATAAATATTCGAATAATAACTTCCTGTTATTTGGTGGGAATTTTCTTTAGTTGAACACATTGCATCTTCCATGTTCTCCTCAGAATAATACTTGTCGTCATTATTTGCTGATTGTTTCTGTTCAGGGGCTGGTATATcagatttaattttatcctCCACTTTTATCTCTGGTTTATTGGAAAACGAGTATTTTTGCAATTTGTCAGCAACGCCTGTGGGCAGCTCCCTGTTCTGTACTCTTTGAGAATATGTAGGAATATGCAATATTATACCAAGATCATTATCCTCATCTTCATTATCCTCCTCTTCCTCATAATCATCTTCATAAGTATCTTGATCCGATAGACTATTAACAGCATCAGACGGTTCTTCTTTGTTTAGATTGTTAGTAACACTGCCAACAGATCCTCCTTCATAGCCCCTTCTTCTTATACCGTCTTGAATACTAGCATAATTCAATGATTTGATTGATGTATTAGAGGGTATAACACGGATAGATTTGTCCTTGTTTGACGAAATATCTTGAAAAGACAATAAAGATGACGAATCTCTCCTTAATTTTGGTATATCTTCAGAGAACAGTGTATTTTGCTCTCTTCCCTCCTTATCTTGCCGTACTACTCTGCTTTGGGAGCCTGTTGTGTTTTGTTCTTGTTCCTTTTCCTCCTCCGGTTCATAATATTCATCCTTATTCTCTTCTTGTTCCGAAGAACCCCTACGTCCTAAGGGTGAAACCGAATCCATCTCCCTTTTTCTCTCATTTATTAGTCTTCCCCTTGTTTTTTGATGGTAACGTGAGCAGTTATCCTTGGTGGAttgattgtttttatttcctgTGATATTAACCAGTGAATCTTCAGTTAAAAAACTATCTAAGGGTCCATCAGATAGCATAGTTAATAAGGCTTTGATACCGGCACTATTTGTAATGACAATCACGCAAATGTCCCATCTTTTAGAGATTAAAGACATGTCCATATTAGAATCATGCTCGTGGTGCTGAAATAAACTGctcaattttaaataatagtCTTTAAAAGGGGTAGGTTTTGCTACCTTATCCATCATAATAGAATTTTCAACCAATggaaaatcaataaaacaattcaaatattgatttttatcattagtCTTACTCCCATGTAGTAACTCTGCCTTAAGAAATGTGCTAAACCATCTTAAGCTAGTTGGAGTGACTTGTATGCTTACATGTAATTCGATTTTTTGCTTTAAATCGTTCTttgtctttattttttgtagtaATCTATTGTAACATTCCTCtacaatatattttattgttcCCACGTACCTCAATGAACCACTAGACCGAATAGAAagtttgtatatttttgctATTGAGCTATTGTCACTGTTAGCCTCTTGGTCACCTATTTCAAActtgttaaaaattaagTCTTTTAAAGTGTGtactttaaattttttgttaaatttcATAATTTTATTGTGTGTAATCTCATCGTTATAATAATCTATAGTGGGTATATCAATGTAAATatctatttcttttgtttctatgtaatcatcatcataaGCATTTAAAGTGGGGTTTTGTTTTGAGATACATagattattcttttttatagGATGATTATAGTATGTCAATAGAAAtagattatttaatttttgtaatcgtactttattaatatcCATAATTGTTTAGTACTGATGTTTAGGTTACTGAGTGAGTTCgtgtttattattgttgttattgttggtaaTAGTAGTATTGTTTTTACTGTGCAaggtattaaaaaaaaaaaaaaaaaaaaaaaaaaaagaaaaaaaaaaaaaactttgcctgtaaattttatatgatgggattatatataatttataaaaaaatgtgataaaagaattacatttatttattttaaaagaataaattaCATAGTGTGATCATGATCTGTTTTCCATTCCCATTTTACGCTTCtcgtttaaaaataaaaaagaaaaaaagaaaaaagtcaGTGGATTCAATCGATAGTCCTTGGTTGTTTTGTCCGAATTTCAATACCGATTGGTATACCTGTGCATTACCAccataaaatatataaaacattttattatttgaaaggAAAAGGGGACGGACGAGAGGGGAGTGATACGTTGTTTTACTGTAGAACAAATCCTTTATACCACGCATCAACGTTTCAAAGATATctttgaatatttaaaaaaagaaaaaaaaaaaatgacttCAAACGGTTGAGGTGCTCAACAAATCTGAATAACCTTAGATAATGTTTTTCTAAACGAGTGACTaattaatactaataagattgtttatttattttatttttccttttttttttttttttcccttttggGCAGACGGgtttaatataattatagaTAGGGCCAATAGATAACCATATATTTCAacgttaatattatttaaagaaaaacagTTAAGAAGGTTTAAGGGGAAGGGAAATGACCAAACTAGAATGCAATGAGAAAGAAATTGCTCAAAAATGTGGAATAACCCTTGATATCCTTaggaaattgaaaaaacaaacgTTAGatgcaaaaaataaatcttaTTCACCATATTCTCATTTCAAGGTAGGttgttgtttattaatCACTAGTAATGATACTGATGATACAAATAATGCAACAGCGTTCCTGCAAGGTACCAATGTAGAAAATGCATCATATGGTAATGCAATATGTGCAGAGAGGTCTGCTATAGTATCTGCAATATCACAAGGTTATAGTAAATCCAATGGCTACAAATTTAAATGTATCGCTATAGTAGCTGATACTACTGAGAATGATTTTATAACGCCTTGTGGTATATGTAGACAAGTAATTAGAGAGTTTTGTAACGACACGACTaagataataatgtttAATTATGATTGTACCATTTGTTGTTTGAAAACCATTAATGACTTGTTACCATTAAGCTTTGGTCCCGAATATCTATGAAAATATCAgttcatttatatatatatatatatataacagaATCATTAACATGGAACAAACCATAACATAACATTTTTTGGGGGATAATCATAGTAACCAACCATTTTTGTATCACTGGGTTTTTTGCATAACAATGATATTTAAAAGGATGGGAAGCATATGCTAAATAGGTATGTATGGGTTTTGTATTGCTATATATCTAAATACCTTCCATTACAAGAAATATGCGTCAAAAttagacaaaaaaaagaagaagaaaaaaaaagaaaagaaaaaaaaagaaaaaaacttttcgattttacattttattttatttcactctgttttattttattttctttcttcttcttttcttcttttattcttttattcttttattcttttattctttccactttttattttattttattttattttattttatttttttctttcttaaaaaagaaaagcgAAGGATAAACAGAACTAAACAATAAttagtaataaataatgtCCGTTTGTGCTGGGCTACAATGTGGTAAAGAAACCAAAAGCGAATTGAAATGCCCAATTTGCTTGAAACAAGGCAAAGATAGTATTTTTTGTGATGATGGTTGCTATAAAGACAATTATAAGGCACATAAAGCTATTCATTATAAAACTGAGAATGATCCATCAGCTTATGATCCCTTcccaaaatataaatataccGGGAATTTAAGAGCACAATATCCATTAACTCCAAAGAGGGAGGTTCCAGCATCAATCCCTAAGCCAGATTGGGCCTCTAATGGTTTTCCAGTTAGTGAGCAACTGAACGATAGATTAAATAAGATTCCAGTTTATACTAAAGAGGAAATTAAGAAGATCCGCAAAGCTTGTATGTTGGGAAGAGAAATCTTGGATATTGCAGCCAGCCATGTCAAACCAGGAGTTAAAACTGATGATATTGATAAAGTAGTTCATGAAGAAACCATCAAAAGAAATGCCTATCCATCTCCattgaattattataattttccaaaaagtGTTTGTACATCAGTTAATGAAGTTATTTGTCATGGAATTCCAGATCAATATGAATTGAAAGAAGGTGACATTGTTAATATTGATGTTTCTCTGTTTTATCAGGGTTTCCATGCTGATTTAAACGAAACTTACTATGTTGGCGAAAATATAAGTAAACAGGCTATAAATACCGTCGAAACATCTAGAGAATGTTTGAAATTGGCCATTAAACATTGTAAACCGGGAGCTACGTTTCAAGAATTGGGTGATtacattgaaaaatatgcAAATGAAAACAAATGTTCTGTAGTTAGAACATATTGTGGTCACGGGGTtggtaaatattttcattgttCTCCAAACATTCCTCATTATGCTAAAAATAGAACACCAGGTGTTATGAAACCAGGAATGGTTTTTACCATTGAACCAATGATTAATGAGGGCTCCTGGAAAGATGTTTCTTGGCCAGATGATTGGACCTCTTCTACTATCGATGGTAAATTAAGTGCACAATTTGAACATACTTTATTGGTTACAGAACATGGTGTTGAAATTTTGACTGCTAGAAATAAGAAATCGCCTGGTGGTCCAAGATCAAGAATTAAATAAGACGATTGAATGAAggaaatttcaaaatacttttttttttttttttttttccttcctgataatgatgttagggtaaataaaaacttatGATATCTATAGTATATAGTAGAAACTTTTTACTGCTTTTAGCTATTTGTAGTTAAATATCTGCGAgataagtaaaaaaaaaaaaaaaaaaaaaaaaagatgcaTTATGTATAATTGATTTTTCTCTGTTATTTAACATTAAGGTTCTTCGGTTGACATTATCATGACCACATTCAGTCATCTactctattttattttggttatTATCCACTTCCATCAAAAGTTTGTTTAAAAGCCCAAGTAAATTAGTATCTTCCGTTTTCGTgtaaaatgatattaataatagtaaaaaagaaaaaatttttttttctttttttttttttcgttttagctcaaaaataaatttatgatatttttttggaaattaaaaagaaaaagcatTTACGTACATTTCTTCTATGTGgcaaaaattaagaaaaaaaaaaaaaaaaaaaaagacctTAGCATCAGAAACTTATTATTACCTCTCAAAAactaactttttttaaaaaaaaaaaaacaagaaaagtcttaatacatatataaacacatatatatctatatacacatatatcTATACACAAGTACGCTTTGCTCAGAGTGCTAAAAAGAACAATAATTGAAAcatagataaaaataaaggacATGTCTTTGCAATTGTTAAATCCTAAGGCAGAATCGTTAAGAAGAGATGCAGCTTTGAAAGTTAATGTAACTTCAGCTGTAGGGTTACAAGAAGTTTTAGAAACAAACATGGGACCAAAGGGtactttaaaaatgttagtTGATGGAGCTGGCAATATTAAATTGACTAAAGACGGGAAAGTCTTATTGACTGAGATGCAAATTCAATCGCCTACGGCCGTCATGATTGCTCGTGCCGCTGCTGCCCAAGATGAAATTACTGGGGATGGTACCACAACGGTGGTTTGTTTTGTTGGTGAATTAATGAAACAAGCTTTCAGATTTATCCAAGAAGGTGTTCATCCAAGAATTATTACTGATGGCTTTGAAATTGCCAGAAAAGAAACAACCAAATATTTAgatgattttaaaatcgATAAATCCAAGGAAATTACTGTCGATAGAGAATTTCTATTACAAGTAGCCAGAAGTTCACTATCCACCAAAGTAGTTCCGGAATTAACAGAAGTTTTAACGCCCATTGTTACAGATGCAGTTTTAagtgttaaaaataatgaaaatttagatttatatatgatcGAAATTATGCAAATGCAACACTTGAGTGCCAAAGATACAAAGTTAATTAAGGGGTTGGTTTTAGATCATGGTGCAAGACATCCTGATATGCCTAAAATTGTCAAAAATGCctatgttttaattttaaatgtttcCTTAGAATATGAGAAGACTGAAGTTAACTCtggatttttttatagttcTGCCGAAGAAAGAGATAAATTGGCTGCTAGTGAAAGGAAATTTgttgatgaaaaattaaaaaaaattatagatttgaaaaatgaagTTTGTGGGCTTGATAGTAATAAAGggtttgttattattaatcaaAAGGGTATTGACCCAATGTCCCTAGATATTTTagctaaaaataacattttggCTTTAAGAAGAGCCAAAAGAAGAAACATGGAAAGATTACAATTGGTTACCGGTGGTATAGCTCAAAACTCTGTTGACGACTTGACACCAGATATTTTAGGGTTTTCAGGTTTGGTTTATGAAGAAACAATTGgtgaagaaaaatttactTATGTCACAGAGAATAAAGATCCTAAATCATGTACCATCCTGATTAAAGGGCCTACTTTCTATTCGTTGAAACAAACCTCAGATGCTGTTAGAGATGGTTTAAGAGCTGTAgcaaatgttttaaaagacGGCTGTGTTATTCCAGGAGCTGGTgcattttttattgctgCTTCCgatcatttaaaaaaagctaATATGAGTAAATTAGGATGCAAGGGTAAAACTAAAACTGGTATCCAAGCTTTCGCAGAAGCTTTATTAGTGGTTCCAAAGACTTTGATTAAGAATTCTGGTTATGATGCTTTAGATGTCTTAGCTACATGCCAAGATGAGTTGGATAATTGTGAAGAAGGAGAAACCAGAATTGTTGGCGTTGATTTGAATATCGGTGACTCATGCGATCCTACCATTGAAGGTATTTGGGATTCGTATCGTGTAGTTAGAAATGCTATTAATGGTGCTACGGGTATTGCAAGTAATTTGTTATTGTGTGATGAACTACTTAGAGCTGGTAGATCTACTTTAAAAGAAGGACCACCCCAAtgagataaaaaaaaaaaaactatgatataataacttttttttttttttattcttgttATACGGAGAACGCCAACTATCCTTCTGTACATTTATTGagaatttaataatagtacaCGTGTAAATTagtgatttattattttaaatttattaataccttttcttttttttttttttttttttttttgtacaaAATGTATCAAATTTAAAGATATGTTAAAGTAATAACAACTAACATAAATCCTTTTTTAGACCTTTTTGCTTCTTTAGTTCTTCAGATCCTGAAAGGTTTGAAGTACATTGATTAATGACTAGATCTGAATACCGAACTTCGAAACCTTACTATCCGAATTTTTAACTTTCCCCGTTTtatttcaacaaaaaaaaaataaataaataaataaaaaaaaaaaaaaatatttgttggccaaaaataatgaaacaGCTACAAccaaaccttttttttttttgttttttgttttttgttgacattatttctttttcttagtATTAACAACTAGAAAACTTTCTAACCAATCAATAAAAAGCAAAGTTAActacataaaaatatatagaaACACGCAACTCAAACATGGAAAACGATTCTTTACGTGAAAAACAAGTTTCCGTTATTGAGAAACTATTAATGTTTAATGAAGATCCTAAAAACATACAACATGATTTGACCTctgattttaataataacgaatTGGTTTGGAAAGTCTTAATTTTGGACAGAAAAAGTACTGGTATCATCTCATCCGTTTTAAGAGTCAACGACTTGCTAAAGAAGGGTGTAACTGTTCATACTTCAATTAAACAATCAAGAACACCTTTGCCGGATGTTCCAGCTATCTACTTTGTTCAACCTACTAAAGAgaatattgatattatcaTTCAAGATTTATCAAATGATATgtatagttttttttatatcaacTTTACATCATCAATTTCCAGAGATTTATTGGAATACTTTGCTAAGGAAGTAGCCTTTAAGGGGAAAtgtgataaaataaaacaaatcttTGATCAATATTTGGACTTTATTGTTACAGAACCTGAGCTGTTTAGTTTAGAAATCGATAATGCGTATTATCAATTGAACAGCACAACTAGTTCTGAAGagcaaattattaatttgtgCGATGAAATCGCTAAAGGCTTACTAAACGCTATAATGACAATTGATTCTATACCAATCATTCGAGCCCAAAAGGGAGGGGCTGCGGAAATTGTAGCACAGAAGTTAGATAGCAGATTGCGTGATTATGTTTTGAATACTAAAAATAGTGGCGATTTATTGCCTAGTTCACAATCCTTAGAAAGGACAGTATTGATTTTGCTTGATAGGAATATTGATTTAAAATCCATGCTATCGcattctttattttatgaaTGTTTGGTATTTGACGTTTTTACGATGGCCAGAAACACAATTACATTTCAATAccataaagaaaatgaagcTGCTCCtgtaaaaatgaaagttGATATTGAAccaaaagattttttttggagAGATAATTGTTACTTGCCCTTTCCCGATGCTGTGGAAAATGTAGAAAAcgaattaaataaatataaacaagaGGCTGAAGAAGTCACCAAAAAAACTGGGGTTACcaatttaaatgatttagATCCTAACAGTGCAAATGATACTATTAATATACAGGAGGCTGTCAACAAATTACCAGAGTTAACAGCCAAAAAGCAAATTATTGATTCtcatttcaaaatattggCGTCTTTGATCCCTGAATTGAGCTCTAAAAGTTTAGATACTTTTTATGAAATTGAACAGGAAGATGTTGATCAGTTGAAAACAAGACAAAGATTTTTAGAGGTTTTGAAAGATGATAAAAAGACaaatttagaaaacaaATTGAGAACCTTCGGTATTATGTATTTAAGCTCCAAGGAACCATTACCCAAAACCTTTGTTACACAAGTTGaagaatattttcaaaatcaagACTACGACTGTTCTCCATTAAAATACATTTATAAACTAAGAAAGATGATGGATCTATCCAACATATCATtgttacaaaataaatctttggGCAATGAGTATAATGGACATGGTGACaacaattataataataacaatagtacTAACGGATCCACTGGGAGCGAGTTGTTTTCAGGCTTGtctaaaaaattgtatgGGTTAGCTGGCGATAAAATTCAAGGTGGGGTAGGTTCGTTAGTGTCTCGTGTATCCAATTTATTAACtgaaagaaaaactatACCAATAACTAATATCGTTGAAGCGATTATGGATCCACTAAATagttctaataataatttgcaGACAACAGATTCTTATTTGTATTATGACCCACGGATTTTAAGAGGAGACCTAACAAGACCTCCAAAACGTCAATCATATAACAAGTCTATGGTTTTTGTTGTCGGTGGTGGTAATTATATTGAATACCAAAACTTACAACAATGGGCTCATGGGAATAGTGAACAGGTTAATAAGAAGAAGGTTATTTATGGTAGTACCTCTATCTCCAAGCCAACGGTTTTTTTGAAGGAGATCTCTAAACTAGCA
This Saccharomycodes ludwigii strain NBRC 1722 chromosome II, whole genome shotgun sequence DNA region includes the following protein-coding sequences:
- a CDS encoding PRELI/slowmo family protein (similar to Saccharomyces cerevisiae YLR168C | UPS2 | UnProceSsed (paralog of YDR185C | UPS3)); its protein translation is MKLFNNSCEFPYSWDKVTSANWRKYPNEMSTHVKAVDVLQRKINEDGTKLISERLITVKQGVPQWVMMLVGSDNTSYIREISVVDLNTKTLTMESSNLTGCNILKVFETVRYSPHPQDPLNKTLFEQEAQITAYFTFSKMCAKIEDWSVQRFHDNAMKGRKGFEGVLNLLFNNGDYQKQHQPQQQQQQQLL
- the SND1 gene encoding Snd1p (similar to Saccharomyces cerevisiae YDR186C | SND1 | Srp-iNDependent targeting), with protein sequence MDINKVRLQKLNNLFLLTYYNHPIKKNNLCISKQNPTLNAYDDDYIETKEIDIYIDIPTIDYYNDEITHNKIMKFNKKFKVHTLKDLIFNKFEIGDQEANSDNSSIAKIYKLSIRSSGSLRYVGTIKYIVEECYNRLLQKIKTKNDLKQKIELHVSIQVTPTSLRWFSTFLKAELLHGSKTNDKNQYLNCFIDFPLVENSIMMDKVAKPTPFKDYYLKLSSLFQHHEHDSNMDMSLISKRWDICVIVITNSAGIKALLTMLSDGPLDSFLTEDSLVNITGNKNNQSTKDNCSRYHQKTRGRLINERKREMDSVSPLGRRGSSEQEENKDEYYEPEEEKEQEQNTTGSQSRVVRQDKEGREQNTLFSEDIPKLRRDSSSLLSFQDISSNKDKSIRVIPSNTSIKSLNYASIQDGIRRRGYEGGSVGSVTNNLNKEEPSDAVNSLSDQDTYEDDYEEEEDNEDEDNDLGIILHIPTYSQRVQNRELPTGVADKLQKYSFSNKPEIKVEDKIKSDIPAPEQKQSANNDDKYYSEENMEDAMCSTKENSHQITGSYYSNIYRHDGEFDRYNRNNNNNNYYYHRNNSSNGSNNSMNSLLLSTAIRKINARSRRNTLLKKSDNIVATPVPLNGNPNNNNAEPGIIANSMVNSPKFNYSNNSGGTNRNSALNNIHNNSTMIDDSLIPPEFYSRISSPASSRDNSDISLASALFNNNNNNTNGNTVNNGNNNNNNNNNNNMRFDSFSELVGGLGTNNTNTISNYVPPEIFTKYLTTGDPQHILSSTASNTNKNINNNTTVFNAKLINKSFAEFNKDSKNVSTSLNLDNGIEESQFFRLGFKKRNELDDTTASTSTIADDKEDLKSDYTTSSTTSTLHKPNLTGLDIYGGSDNNDNSTSNASANVTTWDYAGNEYSEDEDHIKNGNGLDYSHNDMNYSDSTIYNNKSLSGEDIKDQAQDKDNIGAYKKPAFTLDLYGDDDKDNADVWFLGGNKK
- the CDD1 gene encoding cytidine deaminase (similar to Saccharomyces cerevisiae YLR245C | CDD1 | CytiDine Deaminase), whose protein sequence is MTKLECNEKEIAQKCGITLDILRKLKKQTLDAKNKSYSPYSHFKVGCCLLITSNDTDDTNNATAFLQGTNVENASYGNAICAERSAIVSAISQGYSKSNGYKFKCIAIVADTTENDFITPCGICRQVIREFCNDTTKIIMFNYDCTICCLKTINDLLPLSFGPEYL
- the MAP1 gene encoding methionine aminopeptidase MAP1 (similar to Saccharomyces cerevisiae YLR244C | MAP1 | Methionine AminoPeptidase); this translates as MSVCAGLQCGKETKSELKCPICLKQGKDSIFCDDGCYKDNYKAHKAIHYKTENDPSAYDPFPKYKYTGNLRAQYPLTPKREVPASIPKPDWASNGFPVSEQLNDRLNKIPVYTKEEIKKIRKACMLGREILDIAASHVKPGVKTDDIDKVVHEETIKRNAYPSPLNYYNFPKSVCTSVNEVICHGIPDQYELKEGDIVNIDVSLFYQGFHADLNETYYVGENISKQAINTVETSRECLKLAIKHCKPGATFQELGDYIEKYANENKCSVVRTYCGHGVGKYFHCSPNIPHYAKNRTPGVMKPGMVFTIEPMINEGSWKDVSWPDDWTSSTIDGKLSAQFEHTLLVTEHGVEILTARNKKSPGGPRSRIK
- the CCT6 gene encoding chaperonin-containing T-complex subunit CCT6 (similar to Saccharomyces cerevisiae YDR188W | CCT6 | Chaperonin Containing TCP-1), with the protein product MSLQLLNPKAESLRRDAALKVNVTSAVGLQEVLETNMGPKGTLKMLVDGAGNIKLTKDGKVLLTEMQIQSPTAVMIARAAAAQDEITGDGTTTVVCFVGELMKQAFRFIQEGVHPRIITDGFEIARKETTKYLDDFKIDKSKEITVDREFLLQVARSSLSTKVVPELTEVLTPIVTDAVLSVKNNENLDLYMIEIMQMQHLSAKDTKLIKGLVLDHGARHPDMPKIVKNAYVLILNVSLEYEKTEVNSGFFYSSAEERDKLAASERKFVDEKLKKIIDLKNEVCGLDSNKGFVIINQKGIDPMSLDILAKNNILALRRAKRRNMERLQLVTGGIAQNSVDDLTPDILGFSGLVYEETIGEEKFTYVTENKDPKSCTILIKGPTFYSLKQTSDAVRDGLRAVANVLKDGCVIPGAGAFFIAASDHLKKANMSKLGCKGKTKTGIQAFAEALLVVPKTLIKNSGYDALDVLATCQDELDNCEEGETRIVGVDLNIGDSCDPTIEGIWDSYRVVRNAINGATGIASNLLLCDELLRAGRSTLKEGPPQ